AGGCAAGTCTGGGGGTGATCCCCCAGCTCCTACTCTATACTGATTGGTCCATCGTCTTAGCGCATGGATTCAGGAAAGGATGCCTATCATCACAGCTCTGGCAAGAGCTGAGTGGCTGTTCCCACATCCTTCCTTCAGCTCTTCAAACTCGTAACTAGCCCAGACTTCATAGCAACATATCTGCTGTACTATCAAACCAGGCATCTCTTCTCCTATGGCTCCCTTATGGAAGCTGGCTGCCTCCTGGCTTTGCCTCCTCCACCTCCCTCACACCCAGGATGGTAGAAAGTTCCAGAGCTGTGGCCAGGTCTGAAGGGAGATCTGCCTGGCCCTCAGGCTCTACTTCTGAGTGCCTTGTCCTCCATTCCATGCTTGGGCTAATCTATGGTTTTTCAGCTAACACGCAGCTGGTAGGCCTTGCAGTTTTcatcttggttttttttgttgttgttgtttgaaaaCTTCAGAATATTTGGAAGACAGGCGTAAAAATTCTTCTAATAGAGAGACTAAGGTACCTTTAAAGATCCAACTGTTTCCTTGGAGAATGTATACGCTAATGACTATGTAAAcaaattttaacttttaattaTCCCTGTGATCAACAAAAAGCTCTGCAACAACCCATTTCCTGAGCCACGGTGGAGAGGCATCCCCTTGTGGCCACGGCAGGGGTGGGGAAGCACTAGAACAAGACCCTTGTCTCCACAACCAGGAGAAAAATCCAAACAAAGTGACTGATATTATCTGGGCTCTCCTAAGACTAGTAGTATTTGGTTACAAAAGAGGGTTATGTCCACCTGATGGGCTGGGAGCAGAAACTGGGCACAGAGCAACAGGCTCAAAGCGGCACCCTAAAAGATGCCACCTGGTGCGCTCCCCTGTGGAAGAACACCCAGAACCCAGCACAACCTCGGGGCAGCTTGTTAGCCAGGGTGTTTTGTTCTGATTTCTGCTAACTGGTGGTCTGATGTCAGCAGGTCCAGCTGGGCACTCTGGGGGTGGAAATCACCTCACCTCGGAGGAGGTCCTTGTGGATGCAAATATGAAGGGTGGACCTGGTAGGAAGGAGTACCCTGTTTTGCATGGGTACAGCCATAGCACTTGTGTACACAGACTGGCACGCTGTTGGAGGCTCTTCAAGGAGGGCACTGGGATCTGGGTGCAGGTCACGGGGTCACTGCAGAGGTCTATGCTGTCAGGTCGGGTCACCACAGAGGCCTGTGTTGACCGTCAGGTCGGGGCATCACACAGGCCTGTGCTGTCAGGTCAGTTACCACACAGGCCTGTACTGTCAGGTCAGGTCACTACACAGGCCTGTGCTGTCAGGTGGGGTCACCACAGAGGCCCGTGCAGTCAGTTCAGGTCACTGCAGAAGACTGTGCTGTCAGGTCAAGTGACCGCAGAAGCCTGTGCTGTCAGGTCGGGTGACCACAGAGAACTGTGCTGTCAGGTCAGGTCACCGCAGAAGCCTGTGCTGACCGTCAGGTTGGGTCACCACAGAGGCCTGTGCTGTCAGGTCAGGTCACCACACAGGCCTGTGCTGTCAGGTCAGGTCACCACACAGGCCTGTGCTGTCAGGTTGGGTCACCACAGAGGCCTGTCCTATCAGGTCGGGTCTCCACAGAGGTCTGTGCTGTCAGGTGGGGTCACCACAGAGGCCCGTGCTGACTGTCAGTTCACGTCACTGCAGAAGCCTGTGCTGTCAGGTCAGGTGACCGCAGAGGCCTGTGCCTTCAGGTCGGGTGACCACAGAGGCTTGTGCTGTCAGGTCAGGTCACTGCAGAAGCCTGCGCTGACCATCAGGTCGGGTGACCACAGAGGCCTGTGCTGTCAGGTTGGGTCTCCACAGAGGCCTGTGCTGACTGTCCAGTCGGGTCACCACAGAGGTCTGTTGCTGTCAGGTCGGGTAATCACAAAAGGTCTGTGCTGTCAGGTCGTGTGACCACAGAGGCCCGTGCTGACTGTTAGGTCTGGTCCCCGCAGAGGTCTGTGCTGTCAGGGTGTGCGTCAACTTAATCTGACGCTACTTTCACTTACACTTAGTGCCACAGGGATCACCCCATGCCTCAGAATCTGCCTCATGACAGGCTTGGGGGAAGAACAAGACGTAGCTTCTCCATCCCAACGGCCCCTGCTCTTGATGATTGCACCTGCCTATCTTTGGTTAAACAGGTTGTGTCATCACATGGGGTAAATACTAAGCCTTTCTCCCAGAGATGGAGGTGTATGCAGTTGGGAAACAGCCTCAGCTGTCTGCCAAACAGTGGCTGTCAGTGCTGGGgttggcagcagcagcagagaaaccatCTATGAATCAGGATCTTGCTGAGGCAAGCACCTGGGGAAATGGCATTAGCCTCTAACCAAAACCCGCGGGTGTCCGTGCTGGGTAAGGCACCGTGTCACTGAAGAGCTCCCGAGGAGGAGCCTGGCGCTGGCTATATGGAGCCAGTAGAGGGAGGGAACATTTGTGGGCGCCACAGCATATTGTGGAGTCTGAGATATGGAGGGACCTCATGAGGACAGTGCCAGGACAGTCAGGGTGCCTGCTCAGGAAGATGGCTCTGAGCAACACAAGGGTCTCTGGGGTCAGTGGGGTGGCGAAAGGACTGGACACTCCACACGGCCCAACCTCCTGAGAGGCCCAGGAGGGccatccctgcatgcctagtGATGCTGAGTGTTAAGGGAAGCAATCACTGGGAAAGGGCATTTTCCCCAGCTTCTGAAATGGCAAGTGTGGGCAACTGGAAGCTGTGCTAGGTAGAGAAGCCCTTCTCAGATAGAATGCTCATGAATCCAGGCTCCTCAGGGAGCTGGGACAGGAGAGTGACTGCTCTCAGGACAGTTAGAAGAGTCTGGAAAGCACCTCTGAGGGAGCCTCTGGTCATGTCTCCCTGGTCCCTCACTGGCTCTTCCCCTGTGAGCTTGAGGGCTCCCTTTGGACCTATGCCTTGGATTTGGTTGTGCTCTGGTCCCAAATGGCAGGAGGCTTGGACAGGGAGCATAGAGGCTGCTCTGAGGGCCCAGCTCTGCCTCGGAAAAGGGCAGAAAGGTGCTCTAAACAGAAGGCACCTGCAAATGGGAGGTGGGGAAGATTAATCTGTCTTCACATCAGCAACTGGTTATCCTTCCTGCTACCTCGCCTTTCCTTTGGGTGATGTGATAACAGGAGGCCGGGCCATTGGCCCAGTTTGGCTCAGAGCTCGCACTGGGGCCAGTGGGTAACAGAGAGAGCAAACAGAACTTCAAGAAGGTTCTGTTTGTACAGTGACTAGAACCAAGGAGCCCTGCCCAGCTCCGCCTTGGAGCAAGACACATGGAACCCCTGGCAGGAAGGAGCCCCGCACCATTGGAGGGAAAGACCTTTCCTGCCCAGGGCTGTGTAAGTGAAGGATGTTGTTTATGACCTTCAGATTCTCCAAGTCTCTCTGGTACTTCTTGCGCAGCGTGGCCGCACCACCCTCCAGGTCCTTGTGCTCTAGCTCCTCCCGCATGGCATCCGTCTGCGCTTCCAGCTCTTGGATGCGCTCGTGCAGCCTGGCTGCGGACTCGGCTACCCCCTTGGCCTGACTGGCTGGCCAGCTgggggagggtgggggcaggCCGCTTGGGGGGCCGGGGGCCGGCAGGGCTCCAGGGCGCTGCTGCTGGCAGTGGCTGAGGGTTTCCTTCAGGCGCTGCAGGTTCTGGGAACAGTGCTCCTGCAGTGTCCGCAGCTCCTCTGCATGAATACCCTGCAGCTCCTTTATCTTAAGCTGGAACCTGTCCTCGAGGGTCTGCATCTGCTCCACATGGTGCTGCTCCAGGTCCTGCCGGTCTCTCGCGGAGGTGTCCAGCTGGCTGAGGACGCGGCTGTGCTCGGCCTGCAGCGTACGCTCCGCCTGGCCCAGCTGCTCCACCACGCCCAGCAGCTCCTCCCTGTGCCGCCCCTGCAGGGTGCGCACGGTTGCACTATGCCTGCTCTCCACCGCCTCCAGACAGCCCTGCTGATGGCCCAGCTCTGTCACCCTGGCCATGAGTTCTGCGTTTTCTCTTTCGATGATGGCAATCACTTCCAGGTACTCGCTCTTCTGCTTCCGGAGAAGGTCTTCATACTCCTCCCGCAGGGCCCCGAGAGCTTGCACGTGGCGCTGGCAGGGGGCGTCCCTGCTCTGCCACGAGTCCTTGTACAACTGGAGCTCCTTTTCATACTCCAGCCTAATCCTGCAGGCTGCATAGCACACCTGAGCCTGAATGATAGCATCTTGAACTAACAGTGAAGAATACTGACCAAGACCTCCCAAACAACTGCTATAGGAAAGAGTCTGGGAGGCCTGGAGAAGCTTCTGACAGCTGCTTATGGACTCTGCAGGAGGAAGGCAGGCAAGAGCTGTGGCTATCTCCCCCAGGGTGCGGGCCTTGGCTTTCAGCTGCTGGGCAAGTTCCTCCTGCACGGCAACGAGGGTGCTGGAGCGCCGACCCGATAGCTGAAAGGGCTCTAAGGCGCTGCTGGGGTCCTGACGCGGCACTTCCCCCACGAGACTCAAGTCCCAGGACTGCAGGACACCTTCTTCAACACCTGCTTGAAGCCCGAGGGCCCCCGAAGCCTGCTGCATCACTCTGTCAAAATCCGGAGTGTGGTAGGCCTCCAGGATCTGGCTCAGTGTGCACCTAAGCCGCTGCAGGGCCGCCCTGGTGCTGCACAGATTGTCCTGGACAGTGCTTAGCCGGTGGTGGAACGACTCCCTCACCGACTGTGTGACAAAACTCAGCTCGGCCCTGACCAGTGTCGCGTCTGCCACGGTAGGGGCCAGGGCAGGTGCCAGACCCAGCCACCCCCCATCAGTGGCATCTACTGCCTCGCCTCCTAGTGTCACCAGGTGCTGGCTCAGTAACTCAACCTGGCTCCAGAATTCcccatccaccagcagcttcttcgCCAGGGAATCTGCCAAAGGCCCAGGGCAAGCTGTGGCATTTTCAGACTCCAGGGGCAAGCCTCCCACCTGGGAAATCTCTTGGAGGATACAAGAGATGTCAGATGTTGTATTTCGTAAAGAATCTGCGATCTGACTGATCAATGAGGCTTCCAAAGCTATCTGATCTGAGAGGCGCTTCAACTGTTCCTGCTCGGTCAGCTCAGGCTGCTGAGCAGGGGGTCTCCTTCCTTGCAGGCAGCTCCCGTCCTCATGCAGAGCAGGGGCTGTGTTATCTGTGGGAGCTGGCACGAGCTGCAGGACCTGGATGGCCTCAGCTAATATGCCCTCCATGCTGGCCAGACAGGCCGCAGGGGCGGCGTGCTCCTCTTCTGGGCCCATCCGTGGCAGGGACCTTAGCTGCTCGAGGCATTTTTCTAAGCAGGTAAGGGCCTGGCTGTTTTTCACCTGGAAGTCCCCGAGCTCCCCAGCGTGGCTCTCTGTGAATGCtgccctgccttgtctctccaGCTCCAGCTGAGAGGCTAGTGCGCTGGCCTGGGTGAGGCTGGCCCGGAGCTGCTCACGGAGCTGTGCCTCAGTGCCCgcccactggtggtgcagtgccaccagggcctcctggTCTCGGCCGCGCTGGCTCTCCAGCCGCAGGGTCACATCCTTGAGCTTCTCCTCTGTGATATACAGCTTGGTTTCCAGGGAGTGTATGATGGAGAGGTAGGTGTCTGTGTCGCTGGGCCCGGGGAGTGGGCCGGGGGCAGGCTCTGACGACATACTTTCCTCTGAGAGTGAGCGGTCCTGGCTGGTATCAGAGGACGCGCTGCTCGTCCAGGCCTTCTCCGACCCATCGAGGTGGATGTATTTTTGGCACTGGATCGTGGAGAACCGGattttttgccttttaacaccTGGTATCCCCGGGTCAGGCCTTGTCATGCTCTCCAGGTGCCCTTCATCATCAGGTGCTTCCGGTGACCTCAGGGGCACAGTACTGTCTtccccaccagggctgcttacccCATTGTCTTCCCCCAGGTCAGTCCCCGGGTCCTTGCCCTTAGGCCCTATGTGTGggatgcccagaggcacccctgtGGCCTGGAGTTGCTGGCCCACATGCATAATACCGCCACTGTCTGTCCCCAGGGTGGTATGAGGCTCTTCTGACTCCTTTGAAGGCTCATCTGCTAGCTTCCTGAGCATCTCCTCCTTTGCCTGAAGCTTTATTTCAGTCTCCTCTAAGCTGCTCCCCAAGGCCACCATCTTCACCAAGGCCTCACTGAGGTCCTGCTCTTTCTTTTCCACGACTCTCTCGTGCAGGTCCTTGATGCGCCCCagctcctcctccctctcatgCAGCAGTGCGTGCATGCACTGGAGCTGCCCGGACACCTCCCCGAAGGAGCGTTCCAGGCTCTGGTAGTCGGATTCCCTTCCCCTCAACTGTGCCTGCAGTGCAGCAACGTCCCCGTCAGACACAGTGACCCGGGCGACCAGCTCTTGGAAGCGCTGCCTAAGGAGGTCGCACTCGTCTCGGAGGCCCTGGACATGCTCGGAGAGCTCCTGGATGCTGGCTTCCTTCTTTTCTAGCTGCTCCTCCAGCTGGTGCACATGCTCACTCCCCTCGAACTTGGCACTCAGCTTCTCCTTCTGCAGCACCTCCACCTGCTGCTCGCGGTTCCGCAGCTCGTCCTCATAGGCGCTGGCCTTGTCCTCTACCTCCTTCAGGCTCTTCAGCAACACCTGCTTCTCCTTCTCGCAGCTCTCCAGTAGCAGCTCGTAGTTCTTCTGCAGCTTCTCCTCCATCAGTCTCTGGGCCTGCTCACTGGCGCCGAGCTGCTGACTGAGGTCGGCGACACGCTCCTGCAGCCGCTGCACCTCCCTCTGCCGGTCCCTCTGCAGTGCCTGCTGTGTCTCCAGGTCCCGCAGCTCCTGCATTTTCTCCAGCAGCAGGGCTTCCGCACTCTTGAGCTTCTGCTCGCTGGCTTTGAGCTGCCCGCTCAACACGGCCTCGCTGTGCTGCCATTCCTCCAGCTGCTCGCGAACCTTGTCCTTCTCCAGCTTCAGGTCACTCTTGAGCTTAGCCAGCGCCTGCTCCTTGATGGCCAGTTCGGCAGCGGCGTTGCTCAGCCTTGCCTGGAGGCTCTGGGCCTCGGCCTCATGGTGTCGGATAGCGTCCTTGGCCTCCCCATAGCTCCGCTTCAGGGCCTGAATCTGCTGATTGACCAGCTCCTGGCGCTGGCACTGGGCTTCCAGCTCGCTTTGGAGATCTTGGTTGACTTTATGGAGCCTCTGCCAGGCGCCGGGCGGGGAGGCGGCCACTTCAGTCTTAAAAAAACCGATTAGACACTAGGTTAGTAACACTCTGGCCTCCCGGATCTGAGTGTCACACCTCTGGCCAGGATCACCACGGAAAAGCTCCTGGGGTGGGTTTGCCTTCTCtcctttgcatatttttttttccattaaataaTCCAACAaatcatcttaattttttttttaaagtagctgCTTTCAGGTAAACAGAAAACATGGACAATAACATCAAAACAGCTCTAACTGAGTAGCTTCTAGGAGAAATAAACCAAACAGAATTGAATGATGGAGCACACGGATAAGCAAAACGAAGACCGAGGACACGGGGCGGTGGGTAGGAGGACACAAGGGAGGAGCAGAGAACctgcgtttgtttgtttgttttgcaaaaCAAAAGCACACAGTTCTAGACAACCAGTCCTCAAGAAGTGCAGGGTGTTGGGTGCGTGAGGCCACTTCCTTCCACGActggaggagaaggaaggaaggtgaCTGCCGGGAGATGTCACTGTTGTAACACCCGAAACATTTCCCTTTGGAAGTGTATCCAATCCTACAGTTAACAGGAAAATTTAATCTCTACCTGTAAGAAGAcaaatgggggggagggggggccagGAACCATGGAGTAAAATATAAtaatcaacaaaacaaacaaacctttgtggaactcaaaataagaaagtaaagcatgcaaaaaacaaaacgaaacaaaaaacaaatgaaataaaactcCCCAAACTGAAAGGCATGCAGAATGGACAGAACTAATATAATTTAGGGGTGAAAAACAGAAACATGGAGAAGGATGAGGGGAACAGCCCAGCCTAAGAACCTGGCCTGCCGTGTGGCGGCGGTGCCGGGAGGGGAGCCACAGATGTGACACTCAGTTACAGTCAGTTCCACTCTATGCTCCATGTCCCAACCGTGCATGCCACCCCCCAGCACAGGCCACTACAGCACCCACCCTGCGCGCAGGCCTCCTCCTGGCCCTTCCACACGAAACAAAGCCGCATTCGCATCTGTCTTTTGACCACAAGCATTCCCAGAGCTCAGAGGGTGGTTACACCCAGCCAGGCGTTCAGCTTCCTGGGCAGGGATGGAGACCAGCTTCCCTGGGCTGCCGCAGGGCTTCAACGTGGGCTCAGGCTCTTGGCCCCTGCAGACCCTCAGGCTAGCAATGTGCAACGTCTGTGCTAGGTCTCTGCCTCTTGGCAGGAGGGGATGCATGTGGGGTGAGGGCCTGGCAGAGGCTTAAGGAGGTGCTCTCCACACCTGGAGGGTTGGCAGGAATGACCTGGAAAGCTTCCAGAATCAGGCGGGTAAGAGAAGGTTGCCCACCCTCACCAGTGCTGGGGCCATAGAGTATGGACTAGGCATGGCAACAATTAGGCCAAAGGTGGCTGGAGAGAGAAGGGCCCAGGGCCATAATCAAATGGGAGAACAAACCGAAGGCAAAGGGAAAAtgcaacaaaaaggaaagaacggAGAGAGGCAAAAGGGTCGACTCagacacagagagtggctgaGAGCCACCTGGTCCACCAATAGCCCTCAAGCTGAGGAGGATGGGTACCTATGGTTCTACAAACATTGCCCAGTAAGCTCATCACAGGTACTGAGTCTCTTAGGGCTGTAAAGTCCTGGCTGTTAGGCCTGGGTGGACACAGGCCAGGAGGCTGGCCTGTGGGGGAGGGCGTGCATGTCCCCAGCACCTATCTCTGATCCTTTCTCTATTTCTCACACCCTCTCCCCTTCGTGAGAACAACTGGCACAGCATGAGCTTTGTTCGTGCTATTGCAAGCACGTGCAGTGCTTGGAGCACATCGGAGAGGCAGCACCACAGGCCCCTGCACTGGGCACCTCCTGCCTCGGGGAGCCCCAGGCAGCCCCACCTCACTCTGCTTCTCTGTGGGTCTGGCTGCTGGAAGCATTACTAGACAGGTGGGCTAGGGCTGCCGGCTGTGTTATCTGGGGATGCGTCTGAGGGCTGGCCCGGCCAACCATGGGATGACTAGCTGCCGGCCCTGAGCTGTTGTGGCCAGTCGACACACTGCTCTGTCTCGGTCTCAGGAAAGCTCCCCAGTCACTGTTGGTACCACAAAGTCTCAACAGCCTGGCCCTCAGGTGGCTGCTGTGACCCAGAGGGCTCCTTTGAAAGGCAGAGGAAGTGGGGGGCTGTGCTTCTTGTCCTGGCACCGGCTGGGTGCCCCACTGGCACCCTGCAGCAGAGCCCACAGGCCAGCTCCTCCCCCGCTGGGGGGACCCTCCTATCTTTGTCCTAGACTCCCCCTGTTCAGAGCATGATGCAGCTCCCGGGTACTTCTGCTGCCCAAGGACACCCCTGCAGGCCCTGGGTCCTACAGACCAGGCACTTGGCATGGCTGGGTGAAGTGTGCCCCCCTTGAGCTTCCCTCTAGGCTTGTCTAGTCTGCTCAGGCTGGGGGTGCCATGCCACACATCCTCTGAAACTTTGCCTGGCCAGAAAGTGAAAGGCGGGGCCTGGCTGAGGTGTGGTGCGGCCAGGGTGTTGGGGGAAGGCTCTGACTCCAGCTTTGCCAATACTGTGCTTGGCCCTAAGCAAGGCTCTTGGCCTGCTACGCTCTCAAGTGTTGGCTCCTATCTGTGAACAGGCCCAGCACTGCCGTTGTGAAAATAACCAGCAGTGATGTCCGAGACGGGTGCTGATAACAAATCTGTACCGGGCACTCTGAGGGCCAGACAGAGTACTAGAATCATCTGTTCATAAAGGCCTTTGGTGGAGAGGTTTGGGCAGAGCCCCCAGTGTCAGGCCAGGAGGAGAGAACACACAGAAGACCCCCCACCACATGGAGCCCCTCTTGAGGAGGCGAGGGGACACGGTGCCACTCAGCCAGGTTTTGCACATTCCTACCCTGCCAGGTGTGGGTGCCCATATCGAAGCCCCAGTGTACCAAGCAGCTGCCAGGCCCTACCTGCAGCACGTAGCCCTCCCGAGCACTCTGCTCCCGGCCCAGCGCCACTCGCAGCTGGTCCTGGAGGAGCCGGTTCTGCTCCAGGAGTTCGGAGGCCTCTTTCTGGCTCTGTTCCAACTGTTGGCAAAAAGacacacattttaaaacaaaatcacaaTCATAACCAAGGCAGAAGCATAGCAAAAGGCGTGCGGTCTCCCACACAGCCAGAGACATTTGGAATCTCCACGTTTCAGCAGATCTGCTGACCTGGACTTCAACAACTCAAGCCCCTATCACACCGGTGTGTGTGTTACACTGTGGAGGGGGCAAGGGCAGTCCCGGGCTCCCATATAATTCCCACACCTGCTTGTGTCTCTAACGTGGAGCCTCCCACCGTGAAAAAGGTCTTCTGGAGCATGAACGGAAAAACACAATGTGGTATAAACATACAACGGGATACTACTCAgacgtaaagagaaatgaagtcctaatacatgccacagcttggatgaaccttgaaaacatgctgaacaaaataagtcagttgcaaaaggacaaatattatatgatctcacttacgtgAAATGAGCAAATAtgcagaaaccaaagtttattagtggttacctgaggtggtagggaggaggaaaggagcaGTTTTTGCTTGGGGCGTATTGGGTTTCTGTGACTagcggtggaataatttggacAAGGACAGCAAGAGTGGTTGTaccacatgaagaatgtaatcaatgtcactgatttatacatgcagaaattgttgaattggcgaatgttttgttgtgtatatttttaccacacacacacacacaaatcctaaAAAAAAGTCCTCTTGGGAGAGCCCCACATAGGTCTGCCCCTCTCTGGGGAAAGGGTACACCTCTGTGGGGAAGTGCCAGCTTTGCACAACACTAGGAGGAGAAAAGTCCCATATAAGGTTCTGTCTGCAAAGGGGCTCTGGCAGCTCCCTCACTTGGGGTGTGAGCCCAATGCATGGGTGGGCTACTTCACCCTCTTCCTGCTTTGGACGGTTTTGAATTCCTGCTCTCATCCATCCTCCCCTTCCTGGGGCTTAGTGTGGTGGGGGGCACCGAGGCAATCAGGAGCTGGTAACTGCTCAgtggggagggctggggagggacCGCGGGATTGTTGTAAAAGGGATGGTAGCCCTTGATTGGTAAACACGGAAGACCTGGCActactcaaaacaggaaaaccaaacctgctgccatcgagtcccaaagtccctggaggacagagtagaactgcccaaagggttttcaaggctataatctttacagaaacagactgccacatctttcttccctggagcagctggtgggttcgaactgtcaaccttacagttaacagccaagcacttaaccactgtgccaccaaggttccttcaTTACATcactaaaccaaactcattgccattgagtcgattctgattcaaactgaccctacaggacagagtagaacagccccacagggtttctaaggctgtaatctttatggaagcagattgccacatctttcttccctggagcggctggtgggttcaaactgctgaccttttggttagcagctgagcacttaatcactgtaccaccagggttcagtAACACTACTTGACAGCCTGAAAAAATCACAACCTGGCCCTGGCACCTGGCTGGCTGGCACGGCCCATACCAACAGCAGCAGAGTGATGTGGGCCAGAGCTgttgtttccctgtgttttgccTTCATTATTTTATTAACCGGAGTCCAAAACCTCATTGCTgccgaatcaattccgactcatagcgaccctaacgtacagggtagaactgccctatagggtttccaagtagtgcctggtggatctgaactgccgaccttttggttagcagccatagttcttaaccactgtgccaccagggtttccttaaccggagtagaaaacagaaaaactggaGTGTTGATGCTAGCGCTAAGTGTACGCTTCATACATTTAATAAAATGGGAGTGTTGATGCTAGTGTTAAGTGTAGGCCTCCTACATGTAATGAAACAGGAAAAAGACAGGAAGTGCTAGGCATACCAAAGTGGCAagccttttttctctttcatgttgttgagaatacacacagcaaaacatacaccaattcaaccactCCTatgtgtacgattcagtgacaatGATTGAGTTGTGCCACCATCCTCAGCCTCCTTTCTGCGTTGTTCTTCCCCCACTAACGGAAACTCACTgccccaaggttcctatctaatcttttgagttgctgttgttaccttgatttcatataatttttttttaaaagagcatgataCTTAAGGcggacattttatttttttaattgtactttcaaTGAcagcttacagaacaaactagtttctcattaaacagtacacactgttttatgatattggttaacaaccctacaacatCTCAACAGTTtatcttctcgaccttgggttccctattaccagctttcctgtcccctcctgtcaaggcaggcatttttttttttttagcagtttacTTAAACtactggttttaagaagacttcaggggatattttagtttaaagtttaaagattatctcagggcaacggTTTCTGGGGTtatccagcccccatggctccagaaagtctggagtttgTGAGAATTAgatattctgttctgcattttctcccttttgatcaggattctatagaatctttgatcaaaatgttcagtaacggtagctgggcaccaaccagttcttctggtctcatggcaaacgGGGTACTTCTTcacggaggcagttagccacacattccatatcctcctcctattcctgactctcctcctcctgttgctccaggtgaagagaACAACTGCcatgtcttagatggccgtttgcaagcttttaaaaccccaggcactacacaaccaactaggatgtagaacagaagcactaaatacgtTATTACGCAAAGTGGCAAATCTTTGACCTTAGTTAGCTAGTTGTGTAAAAGAGTGCATCTGAAGCACGTCTCTGATGACTGTGCCTC
The window above is part of the Elephas maximus indicus isolate mEleMax1 chromosome 2, mEleMax1 primary haplotype, whole genome shotgun sequence genome. Proteins encoded here:
- the MPRIP gene encoding myosin phosphatase Rho-interacting protein isoform X6 — encoded protein: MSAAKENPCRKFQANIFNKSKCQNCFKPRESHLLNDEDLSQAKPIYGGWLLLAPDGTDFDNPVHRSRKWQRRFFILYEHGLLRYALDEMPTTLPQGTINMNQCTDVVDGEGRTGQKFSLCILTPEKEHFIRAENKEIISGWLEMLMVYPRTNKQNQKKKRKVEPPTPQEPGPAKMAVTSSSSIPSAEKVPTTKSTLWQEEMRAKDQPDGRSLSPAPSPGQSQPSAASTLREPGLEGREEEGTMSSEQMDCGRKVRVESGYFSLEKTKQDLKAEEQQLPPPLSPPSPSTPSNRRSQVIEKFEALDIEKAEHMETSAPAGPTSASDTRQGRSEKRVFPRKRDLTAEAPTAPLLDVPAPPLSPHRRAKSLDRRPTEPPVTPDLLNFKKGWLTKQYEDGQWKKHWFVLADQSLRYYRDSVAEEAADLDGEIDLATCYNVTEYPVQRNYGFQIHTKEGEFALSAMTSGIRRNWIQTIMKHVHPTTAPDVTSSLPEEKSKSSSPETCPRPSEKQESDTGEPDPDQRRSRARERRREGRSKTFDWAEFRPIQQALAQERASATGPCDAREPGCPEADPGELERERTRRREERRRRFGALDTVDGPGGTDDAILRMEVDRSPGLPVTPDLKTQSVHVEIEQRWHQVETTPLREEKQVPISPLHLASSEDGSDRLPAQELTSLLEKEVTARLEQSQKEASELLEQNRLLQDQLRVALGREQSAREGYVLQTEVAASPPGAWQRLHKVNQDLQSELEAQCQRQELVNQQIQALKRSYGEAKDAIRHHEAEAQSLQARLSNAAAELAIKEQALAKLKSDLKLEKDKVREQLEEWQHSEAVLSGQLKASEQKLKSAEALLLEKMQELRDLETQQALQRDRQREVQRLQERVADLSQQLGASEQAQRLMEEKLQKNYELLLESCEKEKQVLLKSLKEVEDKASAYEDELRNREQQVEVLQKEKLSAKFEGSEHVHQLEEQLEKKEASIQELSEHVQGLRDECDLLRQRFQELVARVTVSDGDVAALQAQLRGRESDYQSLERSFGEVSGQLQCMHALLHEREEELGRIKDLHERVVEKKEQDLSEALVKMVALGSSLEETEIKLQAKEEMLRKLADEPSKESEEPHTTLGTDSGGIMHVGQQLQATGVPLGIPHIGPKGKDPGTDLGEDNGVSSPGGEDSTVPLRSPEAPDDEGHLESMTRPDPGIPGVKRQKIRFSTIQCQKYIHLDGSEKAWTSSASSDTSQDRSLSEESMSSEPAPGPLPGPSDTDTYLSIIHSLETKLYITEEKLKDVTLRLESQRGRDQEALVALHHQWAGTEAQLREQLRASLTQASALASQLELERQGRAAFTESHAGELGDFQVKNSQALTCLEKCLEQLRSLPRMGPEEEHAAPAACLASMEGILAEAIQVLQLVPAPTDNTAPALHEDGSCLQGRRPPAQQPELTEQEQLKRLSDQIALEASLISQIADSLRNTTSDISCILQEISQVGGLPLESENATACPGPLADSLAKKLLVDGEFWSQVELLSQHLVTLGGEAVDATDGGWLGLAPALAPTVADATLVRAELSFVTQSVRESFHHRLSTVQDNLCSTRAALQRLRCTLSQILEAYHTPDFDRVMQQASGALGLQAGVEEGVLQSWDLSLVGEVPRQDPSSALEPFQLSGRRSSTLVAVQEELAQQLKAKARTLGEIATALACLPPAESISSCQKLLQASQTLSYSSCLGGLGQYSSLLVQDAIIQAQVCYAACRIRLEYEKELQLYKDSWQSRDAPCQRHVQALGALREEYEDLLRKQKSEYLEVIAIIERENAELMARVTELGHQQGCLEAVESRHSATVRTLQGRHREELLGVVEQLGQAERTLQAEHSRVLSQLDTSARDRQDLEQHHVEQMQTLEDRFQLKIKELQGIHAEELRTLQEHCSQNLQRLKETLSHCQQQRPGALPAPGPPSGLPPPSPSWPASQAKGVAESAARLHERIQELEAQTDAMREELEHKDLEGGAATLRKKYQRDLENLKATCERGFAAMEETHQKKIEDLQRQHQRELEKLREEKDRLLAEETAATISAIEAMKNAHREEMERELEKSQRSQISSINSDIEALRRQYLEELQSVQRELEVLSEQYSQKCLENAHLAQALEAERQALRQCQRENQELNAHNQELNNRLAAEITRLRTLLTGDGGGEAGGSPLTQGKDAYELEVLLRVKESEIQYLKQEISSLKDELQTALRDKKYASDKYKDIYTELSIVKAKADCDISRLKEQLKAATEALGEKSPENTTVSGYDIMKSKSNPDFLKKDRSCVSRQLRNIRSKSLKEGLTVQERLKLFESRDLKKD